One stretch of Macaca nemestrina isolate mMacNem1 chromosome 17, mMacNem.hap1, whole genome shotgun sequence DNA includes these proteins:
- the LOC139359395 gene encoding TBC1 domain family member 3D-like: MDKEVGYCRDLSPIAALFLLYLPEEDAFWALVQLLASERHSLQAAQAPAALGAHEWADQAQVAASPHPVSPGPTPLPGDDQETQNPPCSGRHVVATRFHSPNGGTVQGLQDHQEHVVPTSQPKTMWRLDKEGLFTQSSSLGWLLQMLNDGISLGLILRLWDVYLLEGEQVLMPMRSIAFKVQRKRLTKTSRSGLWARFRNQFFYTWELDDDSVLKHLRASMKKLTRKQGDLPPPAKLEQGFSAPRPVLASSGRTTLCKGDRQAPPGPPARFQRPIWLVSPPWAPRSSTSCPGGAVWEDTYPVDTQGVPSPAPAQGRPQGSWRFLEWNSMPRLPTDLDIGGPWFPHYDFEQSCCVRVPSEQPEPASHSHFIFC; the protein is encoded by the exons ATGGACAAG GAGGTGGGCTACTGCAGGGACCTGAGCCCCATCGCGGCCTTGTTTCTCCTGTATCTGCCTGAGGAGGATGCATTCTGGGCACTGGTGCAGCTGCTGGCCAGTGAGAGGCACTCCCTGCAAG CTGCCCAGGCTCCTGCTGCCCTTGGTGCCCACGAATGGGCCGACCAAGCCCAGGTGGCAGCATCTCCCCATCCTGTGTCCCCTGGCCCGACCCCACTTCCAGGAGACGACCAGGAAACCCAGAACCCGCCCTGTTCTGGCCGCCATGTGGTGGCCACAA GATTCCACAGCCCAAATGGCGGGACAGTCCAGGGGCTCCAAGACCATCAGGAGCATGTGGTCCCCACGTCACAACCCAAGACCATGTGGCGTCTG GACAAGGAAGGTCTTTTCACGCAGAGTTCCTCGTTAGGCTGGCTTCTCCAGATGTTGAATGACGGG ATCTCTCTTGGGCTCATCCTGCGCCTGTGGGACGTGTATTTGCTGGAAGGAGAACAGGTGTTGATGCCGATGAGAAGCATTGCCTTTAAAGTTCAGAGGA AGCGCCTCACGAAGACATCCAGGTCTGGCCTGTGGGCACGGTTTCGGAACCAGTTCTTCTATACCTGGGAGTTGGATGATGACTCTGTGCTCAAGCATCTTAGGGCCTCTATGAAGAAACTAACAAGGAAGCAAGGGGACCTGCCACCCCCAG CCAAACTGGAGCAAGGGTTCTCGGCACCTAGGCCTGTGCTGGCTTCAAGTGGCAGGACGACCCTCTGCAAGGGGGACAGgcaggcccctccaggcccaccaGCCCGGTTCCAGCGGCCCATTTGGTTAGTTTCCCCACCGTGGGCACCTCGTTCTTCCACATCCTGTCCTGGTGGAGCTGTCTGGGAAGACACCTACCCTGTGGACACTCAGGGTGTGCCCAGCCCGGCCCCGGCTCAGGGAAGACCTCAGGGTTCCTGGAGATTCCTGGAGTGGAACTCGATGCCCCGGCTCCCGACGGACTTGGATATAGGGGGCCCTTGGTTCCCCCATTATGATTTCGAACAGAGCTGCTGCGTCCGCGTCCCTTCTGAACAACCCGAGCCAGCTTcacattctcattttattttttgttaa